In the genome of Dioscorea cayenensis subsp. rotundata cultivar TDr96_F1 chromosome 1, TDr96_F1_v2_PseudoChromosome.rev07_lg8_w22 25.fasta, whole genome shotgun sequence, one region contains:
- the LOC120256615 gene encoding uncharacterized protein LOC120256615, which produces MAETLLVLVYCNGLITTSEDTIIFSSEYQSYFYVENDISYENLKRSIKESIETADNQGVSCIKYRLPISSGSGKICYRSFKLSNDRDVRMMFDYHKRNPDIGIIELYVEFRAATFEGYHSQQQTAPDDEVQRNMRRERISSPSEYGQSSGDDEDDDGDSFGEDTEASVDDIQLEECNLEDVPITGHNFTMAPMEPPAHMRTLDLEAMSAQEFLEYSLFYADTLSGATTNGDLHVGMRFRNKDDAVTAIKHYCLLKSVEYKVIESDLTRYSDKCKSYGDGCNWRVRASYSKRRQLWEITKYTGPHTCSLTMISQDHSKLDSNMISRQIQALVQQQPSINVSVLIAEIKNRYEYTPTFKIPRWLSELQ; this is translated from the exons ATGGCAGAGACTTTACTTGTATTGGTTTACTGCAATGGTTTAATCACTACTAGTGAAGACACAATTATATTTTCTTCGGAgtatcaatcatatttttatgtcgAAAACGACATctcttatgaaaatttaaagagatcCATTAAAGAAAGCATTGAGACTGCTGACAACCAAGGAGTTTCATGTATCAAATACCGGCTCCCAATTTCTTCAGGATCCGGCAAGATTTGCTATCGGTCATTCAAATTGAGTAATGACCGAGATGTTCGGATGATGTTCGACTACCACAAAAGAAATCCAGATATTGGCATTATTGAATTATACGTGGAGTTCCGTGCTGCAACTTTTGAGGGTTATCATTCCCAACAACAAACTGCCCCAGATGATGAAGTTCAACGCAATATGAGACGGGAGAGGATTTCATCACCATCCGAA TATGGCCAATCTAGTGGAGACGATGAGGACGACGATGGTGACAGCTTTGGGGAAGACACTGAAGCAAGTGTTGATGACATTCAGTTAGAAGAATGCAATCTTGAAGATGTTCCAATAACCGGCCATAATTTCACGATGGCACCAATGGAGCCTCCAGCACATATGCGGacccttgatttggaagcaatgtcTGCACAAGAATTTCTGGAGTACTCTTTATTTTATGCCGACACATTAAGCGGAGCAACAACAAATGGAGATCTTCATGTAGGCATGAGGTTTAGAAACAAAGATGATGCTGTGACCGCAATTAAGCATTACTGCTTACTTAAATCTGTCGAATACAAAGTTATTGAGTCTGATCTGACTCGATACTCCGATAAATGTAAGTCATATGGCGATGGGTGCAATTGGAGGGTTCGTGCATCCTACAGCAAGCGGAGACAGCTTTGGGAAATTACAAAGTACACTGGGCCTCACACGTGTTCATTAACAATGATTTCGCAGGATCATTCGAAGCtggattcaaacatgatttctCGCCAAATACAAGCACTAGTCCAACAGCAACCAAGCATCAATGTATCGGTTTTAATAGCGGAGATCAAGAATCGATACGAATACACACCGACATTTAAGATACCAAGATGGCTATCAGAGTTGCAATAG